A stretch of the Vigna radiata var. radiata cultivar VC1973A chromosome 7, Vradiata_ver6, whole genome shotgun sequence genome encodes the following:
- the LOC106768273 gene encoding sister chromatid cohesion protein PDS5 homolog A isoform X4: MAQKPHLQLKELGSKLETLPSSKDAIVKLLKQATPCLAELDQSPSTSTLESMKPFFNAIVKPELLKHQDRDVKLLVATCVCEITRITAPEAPYSDDILKDIFHLFVGTFRGLSDTNGASFGRRVVILETLAKYRSCVVMLDLECNDLVNEMFSIFFAVARDDHPESVLSSMQTIMVVLLEESEDVREDLLSILLSKLGREKRAVNMAARRLAINVIQQCVGKLEPSIKQFLLSLMSGDSKPLSNQVEYHGVIYDLYCCAPQILSGVLPYVTGELLSDQLETRLKAMNLVGDIISVPGSSISEAFQPIFSEFLKRLTDRVVDVRMSVLEHVKKCLLLNPFRSEAPQITSALCERLLDFDENVRKQVVAVICDVACHALDAVPLETVKLVSERLRDKSLLVKKYTMERLAEVYRVVCEKSSDTVNSNEYNWIPGKILRCFYDKDFRSDIIESVLCGSLFPVEFSVSVIAKHWIGIFSGFDRVEVKALEKILEQKQRLQQEMQKYLSLRQMSQDKDIPEVQKKILFCFRVMSRSFADPVKAEESFLILDQLKDANIWKILTNLVDPNTSLHQARAYRDDLLKILGEKHRLYEFLNTFSVKCSYLLFNKEHVKTILLETTAQKSAQNAQHTQSCMNILVIIARFSPLLLRGSEEELVNLLKDNDDTIKEGALNVVAKAGGTIREQLAVTSSSVDLILERLCLEGSRRQAKYAVHALAAITKDDGLKSLSVLYKKLVDMLEDKTDLPAILQSLGCIAQTAMPVYVTREKEIEEFIINKILKSDSQEDNPKTSWDGESDLCKLKIYGIKTFVKSYLPVKDAHVRPDIDRILDILRNILLYGEVSKDLKSSLVDKAHLKLASAKAVLRLSRLWDHKIPVDLFHLTLRVPEVNFPQARKIVLSKIHQYIKDRLLDAKYACAFLLNIFGSKPNNFAEDKQNLADIIQMHHQLKARQLSSQSDANSLATYPEYILPYLVHTLAHNSCPDVDECKEFGAYDDIYRQFHLILLMLLQRDEDVKSEVTTDKEKEIISTITCIFLSIKHSEDVVDTSKSKNSHALCDLGLAITKRLVQKDVDLLGLSHLVPLPPMLYKASEKEGDDTGVTEVKSWLADENALAHFESLELDMVHSQSAENEASKDDEKDGNEIPLRKMLKHIKSQGSSGKKVKRNKSASAETKKEENDFDTVNMARQINGDNLGTSSNVEASNGHGHSLSKKALKDLGSTAGKKRKARETTPVPVPKRRRSSTHGKLTLSTSISKTSRRVLGEESPQPKLLLDEEVSPDADGKAIQKKMVKGREKDLLLSSLKQKVKGSDGYHNDELNKPDEHDMMSLNRLQLSDKTVSNINKSSTGSTKKGKRKSIAGMAKCTAKGGEIDIEDLIGCRIKVWWPMDKKFYGGTIKSYDPLKRKHVILYEDGDVEILRLEKERWELIDKGRKTTKKIKLSSLEASGQKHKSSSGSSRKKAKKITNGNQSSSKPVNRASKSNLHHEDAKETSEMSSPKETAALKANEMDSDHGVLKYHMNRDLQVNPTSLAQWC, from the exons ATGGCTCAGAAGCCTCACCTGCAACTCAAGGAGCTGGGATCCAAGCTCGAGACTCTTCCTTCCTCCAAAGACGCTATCGTCAAGCTCTTGAAG CAAGCAACCCCATGTCTTGCTGAGTTGGACCAGTCACCTTCGACATCAACATTGGAGTCAATGAAGCCTTTCTTTAATGCAATTGTTAAGCCAGAACTGCTGAAGCACCAAGATAGGGATGTCAAGCTTCTAGTTGCAACATGTGTTTGTGAGATAACTCGGATCACTGCACCTGAAGCTCCATACAGTGATGACATTCTGAAG GATATTTTCCACTTGTTTGTGGGCACTTTTAGAGGTCTAAGTGATACCAATGGTGCATCCTTTGGCCGGAGAGTCGTTATATTGGAGACGCTCGCCAAATATAGATCCTGTGTTGTGATGTTGGATCTTGAATGCAATGATCTGGTGAATGAAATGTTCAGTATTTTCTTTGCAGTTGCCAG AGATGATCATCCGGAAAGTGTTCTGTCTTCCATGCAAACTATAATGGTGGTTCTCTTAGAAGAGAGTGAGGATGTGCGTGAAGATCTTTTATCTATTCTGCTTTCTAAATTAGGCCGTGAAAAAAGA GCTGTTAATATGGCTGCAAGGAGGCTTGCTATCAATGTCATACAGCAATGTGTAGGAAAACTTGAACCCAGCATTAAACAATTTTTGCTATCATTAATGTCTGGAGATAGCAAGCCGCTGAGCAATCAAGTGGAATACCATGGAGTTATCTATGATCTATATTGCTGTGCTCCTCAGATCTTGTCTGGAGTACTCCCCTATGTGACTGGAGAGCTACTg TCTGACCAGCTGGAAACCCGTTTGAAAGCTATGAACTTGGTTGGCGATATAATCTCTGTTCCTGGATCTTCCATTTCTGAAGCATTTCAGCCCATATTTTCAGAATTTTTGAAGAGGTTGACTGATAGAGTTGTTGATGTCCGCATGTCTGTCCTTGAGCATGTAAAGAAATGTCTGCTGTTGAATCCTTTCAGATCTGAAGCTCCTCAGATAACAT CTGCCCTTTGTGAACGGCTGCTGGACTTCGATGAAAATGTTCGAAAACAAGTTGTGGCTGTTATCTGCGATGTGGCATGTCATGCCCTAGATGCTGTTCCACTTGAAACTGTGAAACTTGTTTCAGAACGGCTCCGTGATAAATCT CTACTTGTTAAAAAGTATACAATGGAAAGATTGGCTGAAGTGTATAGAGTTGTTTGTGAAAAGAGCAGTGATACTGTCAATTCTAATGAATACAACTGGATTCCTGGGAAGATTCTTAGATGTTTCTATGACAAAGATTTCAG ATCTGATATAATTGAATCTGTTCTGTGTGGATCACTGTTTCCTGTAGAATTTTCAGTCAGTGTTATTGCTAAACATTGGATTGGAATTTTCTCTGGATTTGATAGAGTGGAGGTAAAAGCTCTTGAAAAAATACTGGAGCAGAAACAAAG GTTACAGCAAGAGATGCAGAAGTATCTGTCTTTGAGGCAGATGAGTCAG GATAAAGATATTCCCGAGGTGCAAAAGAAGATTCTTTTCTGTTTCAGAGTAATGTCCCGTTCGTTTGCTGACCCTGTAAAAGCTGAAGAGAGTTTCCTGATTCTGGATCAATTAAAAGATGCTAATATCTGGAAGATTTTGACAAATCTCGTTGATCCAAATACTAGCCTCCATCAAGCTCGTGCCTATCGG gatGATTTGCTTAAAATACTTGGAGAAAAACATCGTCTCTACGAGTTTTTGAATACCTTCTCTGTGAAGTGCTCTTATTTGCTTTTTAACAAGGAGCATGTAAAAACAATTCTCCTGGAAACAACAGCTCAAAAATCTGCACAAAATGCTCAGCATACACAATCTTGCATGAATATTTTGGTG ATAATTGCTCGCTTCAGTCCATTGCTCCTTCGTGGCAGTGAGGAGGAGCTGGTGAATTTACTGAAAGATAATGATGATACAATCAAGGAAGGTGCTCTAAATGTTGTAGCTAAGGCTGGTGGTACTATTCGTGAACAACTTGCAGTCACATCAAG TTCTGTAGACCTTATATTGGAGAGACTATGTTTAGAAGGCAGTCGGAGGCAGGCAAAGTATGCTGTCCATGCACTGGCTGCAATTACAAAGGATGATGGCCTCAAATCTCTCTCTGTTCTATACAAG AAACTTGTAGATATGCTGGAAGATAAAACAGATCTGCCTGCAATACTTCAGTCTCTGGGGTGTATTGCGCAGACAGCAATGCCTGTCTATGTAACCAGAGAGAAGGAAATTGAAGAATTTATAATAaacaagattctgaaaagtgaTAGT CAAGAAGATAACCCGAAAACATCTTGGGATGGTGAAAGCGATCTTTGTAAGCTGAAG ATATATGGCATTAAAACATTTGTAAAGAGCTACTTGCCAGTCAAAGATGCTCATGTTCGTCCAGATATTGACAGGATTCTGGATATACTCAGGAATATTTTACTATATGGTGAAGTATCAAAGGATCTAAAATCAAG TTTAGTTGATAAGGCCCATTTGAAGCTAGCTTCTGCTAAAGCAGTTCTTCGGTTGTCAAGACTTTGGGATCACAAGATACCCGTTGATCTTTTCCACTTAACTTTAAGGGTGCCCGAG GTTAATTTCCCTCAAGCTAGGAAGATTGTATTGAGTAAAATTCACCAATATATCAAAGACCGCCTTTTGGATGCCAAATATGCATGTGCTTTCTTATTGAACATATTTGGATCCAAACCAAACAACTTTGCAGAG GATAAACAGAACCTGGCCGACATTATTCAAATGCACCACCAGTTGAAGGCACGACAGCTTTCTTCACAATCAGATGCAAATTCCTTGGCCACTTACCCTGAGTACATTCTTCCATACCTAGTTCATACGCTTGCTCACAATTCATGTCCGGATGTTGATGAGTGCAAGGAGTTTGGAGCATATGATGATATATACCG GCAGTTTCACTTAATACTTTTAATGCTACTGCAAAGAGATGAAGATGTCAAGTCAGAAGTAACTACTGACAAAGAGAAGGAAATTATATCTACTATCACTTGTATCTTTCTGAGTATCAAGCATTCTGAAGATGTAGTTGACACATCAAAGTCAaag AATTCTCATGCATTATGTGACCTTGGTTTAGCAATAACCAAACGCTTAGTGCAGAAGGATGTTGATTTGCTAGGATTGTCACATTTGGTTCCTCTACCTCCAATGCTATACAAAGCATCCGAGAAGGAAGGAGATGACACTGGG GTAACTGAAGTTAAAAGCTGGTTGGCTGATGAAAATGCCTTGGCTCACTTTGAATCTCTTGAACTAGATATG gtTCATTCCCAATCAGCAGAGAATGAAGCTTCGAAGGATGATGAAAAGGACGGAAATGAGATACCTCTGCGAAAGATGTTAAAGCACATAAAATCCCAGGGATCCAGTGGCAAAAAGGTGAAAAGGAATAAGTCTGCTTCAGCTGAAacgaaaaaggaagaaaatgattttgacACTGTAAATATGGCCAGACAAATTAATGGGGATAACTTAGGGACCTCTTCTAATGTGGAAGCAAGTAATGGCCACGGACATTCTTTGAGTAAGAAGGCTCTGAAGGATCTAGGTTCTACAGcaggtaaaaaaagaaaagctagaGAAACAACACCTGTTCCAGTGCCTAAACGTAGGCGGTCATCTACTCATGGAAAATTGACATTATCAACTAGTATATCAAAGACATCTCGAAGAGTTTTAGGAGAAGAATCCCCTCAACCCAAACTTTTACTGGATGAAGAAGTTAGCCCTGATGCAGATGGCAAAGCCATCCAGAAAAAAATGGTCAAAGGCAGGGAAAAAGATTTGTTATTATCCTCATTAAAGCAAAAGGTTAAAGGTTCTGATGGTTATCATAATGATGAGTTGAACAAACCTGATGAGCATGACATGATG AGTCTTAATCGTTTACAACTAAGTGATAAGACTGTTAGTAACATTAACAAGTCTTCCACGGGGTCCactaaaaaagggaaaagaaaaagtattgcAGGAATGGCTAAG TGCACAGCAAAGGGAGGTGAAATTGACATTGAAGATCTAATCGGTTGCAGAATTAAAGTTTGGTGGCCTATGGATAAGAA ATTTTATGGAGGCACCATTAAGTCCTATGATCC